In Pristis pectinata isolate sPriPec2 chromosome 23, sPriPec2.1.pri, whole genome shotgun sequence, the genomic stretch GAAGAGGTCAAGACTGCAACTCAAACATCTCCAAAAAAAAAAGGTGAAACTAAATGCTAAATATCTAAACGAAATTTTGCCGTAGGTTAGGATATGAAGTTCTGCACTTTGGTGAAGAATGCACTCCTGACGTTGATCTGGTACACCATCACCAGATACAACCTGGCAAAGGAATCTTTGTCTTCAGGATCACCTGGGATGAAGGATGTTAAAGGAAAGCATGAAGTTATTGACTGATGCTGTTGTAGGGATGAGTGATGCTTCGATGGAACAGCAGCAGCTCACGATTGCACGTGATCCAGCACCCAGTATATGTGACAGTGGTGTTGCAAAAAATGTTTCTCTTGACACTGAACATTAGTCAAAACTAATGGAAATATGGGGTTGAGGGAACCAACCagagtattaaaaaaaaatttcttttgaaGAATTCTGGGAAAAGCTGGCATGATCTGCTCGGATCATTCACATGTAAAGGAGAATTGTTGGATAGAACTGGAACTGTATTTAAAGTGTTCACATTTCCCTCCTAACCCtctataagattctgagggtacATTATGAAGTATTCAACACCCCACCCCCTTGCATGGAACCAAGACTTGGATCAAACATTGAGCAATGAAGGTGAGAGTTTGAATGCAACTACTTCAGTTGGTGGCAAAAGTTTGGGACAGACTGATCAGCAAGTCCAAAGTGGCACATCTCTCTTGCTGTCTCCCATATATGGTGCAGGTGAGGTTAGAAAATCTGAGTGAAGCTTGGGTGAAGGAAAGTAGGGCATGGTGTGCAGGAGATGTTGCTCTAGAGCGAAGGTGGTAGGAGTGGGGGGTGCTGGTGATGAGAACAAGGTCATAAGCAAAGTTGAGGACTGGAATTGATTGGAGATGTAAGTGTCAATGTGCAGAAGGTGAATGGAATTGTCGGTGTTTTTggatcgaagccctgcatcaattcctttcctcccagagatgctgcttgacacactgaattcctccagcagattgttgctccagatcccagcaactgcagtctcttgcatctacaGAAGGTGAATGTTTAAATTCTGTCATTTTTCAGGGGACTGATGATTTTACTAGTCACTTATATTCTGGACATACTCAACCCATGGTGAATGTACATTAAACGAGATGAAAGGTGAAGGAGATGGCAGGGTGAAGGTATTATTAATGGATCTCATTTTGTTGATAAAGTTCTACTCTTGATTGAGACTATAATGAGTGGGACAATTTCCTAACACTCAGCAAAAACTCACAACCAAATGAATGTTTCTTGTTATACAACTGCTATGTTTCATCTTTAATAAACATTTTCATCCCTCACACTATAACAGGCTTAAGATTTGACAATGTAAAGGGTATTTTAAATTGTCTTACTAGGACCTACAGCTACTTGCCTAGAACTTTACAAAGTTGTTGACACCAATGATACTAATTATAAATTATGTTAGATAATGACCACCAGATACAATGTTTAGAGAACCTCTGACCCTTTAAGAATACTTGGTGTTAGAGATTTTTTTCCAAAAGTAGTGTTTTGATGTTGTTTAACAGCAGTGAATGATGTACCTCCATCTGGCTTGCTAAGCCATTCAGTGTCATGCAGGTTTGTAAGTGTTTCTGTAGTTCATCTCTGAAATCAGTGGGTGCCCCATACAGCAAATATTCCTGCAGTAAACCACAAATTTTTGGCCAGATTTGGCTGTATCAGTTCAGTATTGCATTGCTTCACGAGTTTGTCACAAGTTGCCATGCAGTCCTTCCCATGTGTGCAGTCTGTGTTGTGTTCACAATGACGCCCTTTATAGAAATCTTTAAGAGTCATTTTCTGTTACCACCTTCCTGAGGTTAaccattttaaaatcatatttctCATTGTAGCCGATGTTACCTGGGTCGGTGTCGCAGATGTAAAAACTACCATAAGTGCCCGTGAAAAATCTCCTCCACAAATTCTAGGAGTCCAATGGTGATTTCTGCTCGCCTGGGCCATGCAGGAGCAAACCATCTGTTCAGGCTTTTGTGCACCACTGAAGGCAAAACTGCCTCAAGGAAACGTGGCATCTTGATGCTATAGAGGGAGTGGTATGGGATCTTCTCGGTGATGTACAAGTCCCCACAGAAGCCCAGCAACTGTGCTGTGTGTTCTTTCTCATGTAGAGAAACTATCAATAAAAACTCATTGAGCTGAAGCAAAGCCCAGATAGACTTGGCTTCTGCTAAGGACACCTTCTTAATCCTGGTAATGTCGGCCATGCTGATTATTCTTGTGACAAGGTTTCCAAGTGATTGTTGATCTCCAAGACTAGCCTGAAATAAAGTGAAAGCATTGTGATTGACAGCGCTGCAGGAATACTAAGTACAGTCTCAACAAGAAAACTATAAGCACAAATTTCTGTGAATCTTGTACACTAAGTGTCAGTTGGAGTTCAGTGAGGTGGAAATatggtgcagaggaggagaaAGGTGAAAACTAAACCAAGTGGATCAATAAGGGGTTCTGGGGGAGAGGTTCATAAGCTGTCTGTGGTTTAGAGCTGGTGGGTTTAAAGATGATGGATGAATGTGGTGTGAGTAGTGTTTACCTGGAGGTCGGGTGTGGATGTATGTTATAGAAACCTTTTTAGGAGTTCTTgaacaaattgttttaaaatcatgGTTCTAATATTTATGGTCGGGTAACAAGTAAAGGAAACATAGCATGTTTATGCTATAGAGGGAATGGTACAGGATCTCTTAGTGATGTACAAGTCTCCACAGAAGCCCAGGAAGGGTTTCAAGGATGTTTCAGAGGGCAAGTGAGTGTTCCTGAAGCTCCCTCTTCACCTCCATTATTATTCAAGATCTGGTAAGTGCCTCCCCTATGACTGGCAGAGTGGCTAAAGATCCTGCCATTTATAAGAGGTGATATTCACTTCTGAGGAATTCTGTACAACTGGGAAGAATTCCAACAggtgtgcctttcataatctacTGTAATCAAATGGAGGGAATCTTTGGGCTTAAATTTGATTTGTCCTGAAACAAATTTGACTATCATGACAGATCCAGAATCTGATTCAATCTGTCAGATTAGAGTTTCAGAATCAGACACTTGATGGGAAATTCTATTAAACCAACCTTAAGGAATGTTAGCAGCATCTCCTTGAACTCCTCCATTGAGGTCCCTCTGGTTGGTTTGTCAAACAGCACAGGTCTCTCCGAGGCAGAGTCTCAGGGTTTAGATCTGCTCTGAAAGCATCTTCTATCCCACACTTAATAATGACTTCCTTCCCTCTCCAGACACCACCATAAACCTGGGGGAGGTTTAAAACATGGCAACATTACAGGAAGTCATATGGGAAGGCAATGGTATTATCACTCCCAGCCCCTCAACTTGCCTTCACCACACCTTCCTTCTCATTTGTACCTCTTGCATTTCTCCTGACCAGTAGTCTTTTAGAGAGTGCATTGGTGCTGTGTATGGTGGATTATTGTGTGTCTCAACACCAACTTGTGTGATCAGAGAAGTATTgtattgggggggaaaaaaatgaaaagtcaTCAAGTGACCTTCTACCAAAGTGGCGATAATGGAGTGACTAATCACGGCAATCAATCCCAATCAATTAGTTTGAAACAGGCCCAGATATAAAGCAAGTTAAGAGGTTTGAAAATCCTAGGTCCAAAGTCACCTATGCCTCCAAGGTATGTTATAGTTAGCACTATCCACTCTTATATGCTGTAtcttaaaatgtaattttctaACACTTGTAATCAAGCTATGGTCCACGTATATACCTCTGTCAAGAAATGTCCATTAGATTCATTCATGCTCAACCAACACATTGTATTGTTTAATCTCCATAAAAGTACTTGTCCAAACCTCAAGTACAGCTGATAGGATCCTTTGCTCTGAGTCACACTTCATTTCAGAATGTGGGCTCAGAATCTGAGTTTGTGTTTGCCAGAAGTGACATCTGAAGCAATGATAAGAGCCCCTTTGTCAACCTGTTCTGGTGGATGCGAATGGTCCCATGACACTGAGCATGGATGAGTACAGTATCATTCTCatagcctttttccatgctgtatggctctacgtGGCCCACCTGATCCATGCGGATCAGTGGGCGCTGATCTgtatcaatcccatcttccagcacttggtccatagccttctatgcttgggtgattcaaatgctcatctagacacttcttaaatgctggcaatgattctgcttccaccactcactcaggcagtgcattccagggactCACCACTCACtaggtgaaaaagatcccccttagatcccctctacatCTCTTACCCCTTGCCCTGCATCTATATTGTCTAGTGTGTCTACCTTGATATGGGGAAACATTTCatgcagtctaccctatcaatacccctcataactttatatacttgaatcatgtccctcttaacctcctccactccagggaaaacagatctagcCTGTTTGTCCTCATTActgaaacccttcatcccaggtaacatcctggtgaatctcctctgcaccctctccagcactatcacatcttttctatggtgtggtgaccataactgaaTCCAGTACTCCAGACTTCTTAAGTCCTTTAACCAAACAAGTTCTAAACACACATTATTCTTGATCTTAGCTGTTTATGAGATCTTTCATttcacaaattggctgctttatTTGTCAATAGAGCAACATTGACTGTATgttcaaaataattcattgattGTGAAGTCTTTTGACATATGCTGAGGATGTAAGGTGGTGTGTTGGTGCAAGCTCCTTCATATTAATCTTTCATCTAGTCTCAACTATTGCATGATGTCCTGGATGAGTTTGAATGTTGAGTGCTACGTAATTGGGTCATTCAAAGTTCTGCTGTCTTAACTCACACCAAACACCATTCACCCATATTAGTTCTCATTCTAGTGATACTACAATTATTGTTCAAATATCACCACAGATTCTGATGTCACCCTTGGTGACTTGGAGCCATATTTTTGTCTGTTAACGCTTCTGAGAAATGCCTTGATTGTTAAAATATATGTGAACtacaaatacaagttgttgtatTTTATACATTTTCTCAAAAAGTCTCTGCATATTCCCCCTCTGCCTCCTGAAGATTCTGAAGGCAAAGCCATGCCTACACATGATATATCTCTGGATTTCATTCAACTAACTCGCATTTGGCATAGCCTAATATCTTGGGAAACACAGGATCATAAATACCATATTCCAGATTTACCTCCAATACTATTTATTACAATTTGACACTAGCTTAGAATAAAGATTTCTTTGATTGTTTCCTGTAATTTCTTGTTACCTTTGTGATGGAGGAAATGAGCTGGATTAAGCCTGGAGCTGGCCCGTGCTGAGAATGTCTTTTTATGACAGCCCTCAATGAGTGCTACACAAACCATCTCCTGTGTTTTTGTTTGATTACCAACTCCGTCTCTTGGGCAGTGCAGATTAGTAATGAGGATGACAGCTGCTGTCAATAGCTTCAGTTCATAGGAATACCCTCCAAAGTCCCATTTAGCACAAATGCAATAACATCCTCTTTACATGTAGAATTTCCTTAGCACTCTTGATACGAGTGAGTGATGTGCTCATCGacctctgaatgaaaaaattaCATCTTAAATGTTTACCTTTTTTTAACTAAACTTGAGTCCATGTCCCAGAATTTCAGATGGCCATTTTTACTCCAAAGCAATTTGGGGGTGGGGCAGCCTTGGATCCTGGATCTGAGCTGTAGAATACCCAAGTTCAGAGCCATGGGGGTGAATTGTTCAAATTTGCCTTTTATATTTCAGAGGAACTAGAATTCTGGTGAGTGTTGGCCTGGCTATTCCTTGTTCCTTTGCATAA encodes the following:
- the dipk1b gene encoding LOW QUALITY PROTEIN: divergent protein kinase domain 1B (The sequence of the model RefSeq protein was modified relative to this genomic sequence to represent the inferred CDS: inserted 1 base in 1 codon; deleted 7 bases in 7 codons), producing MRRARRLVHLVVFCPFSRALQKRLPGVKVKYLFLMWLGILLGSWVLYMHYSSYSELCRGHICQMIICDRYKKGIISGSACKDLCEEKKLLFQQCLSSNPVNQVYGGVWRGKEVIIKCGIEDAFRADLNPETLPRRDXVLFDKPTRGTSMEEFKEMLLTFLKASLGDQQSLGNLVTRIISMADITRIKKVSLAEAKSIWALLQLNEFLLIVSLHEKEHTAQLLGFCGDLYITEKIPYHSLYSIKMPRFLEAVLPSVVHKSLNRWFAPAWPRRAEITIGLLEFVEEIFHGTYGSFYICDTDPGNIGYNEKYDFKMVNLRKVVTENDLKDFYKGRHCEHNTDCTHGKDCMATCDKLVKQCNTELIQPNLAKICGLLQEYLLYGAPTDFRDELQKHLQTCMTLNGLASQMEVHHSLLLNNIKTLLWKKISNTKYS